Proteins encoded together in one Microbacterium oxydans window:
- a CDS encoding YhgE/Pip family protein, which translates to MTLPIERARSRKPITWLTILGVLLLPAAVGGILVAALQNPTERLDSMTAAIVNLDEPVTIDGQMTPLGRQLASGLVEGSDDLDSNLTWVISNKDDAADGLADGSYQAVITIPEDFSAAATSAGQAISDGGGKAEKATITVTTPDDGLVADDLITGQIADVAASTMGTMLTEATTENILVGFTTIGDQIGDAADGALKLANGARDAATGAAEIPDGATKLASGAGQLGTGASSLATGLDTIAGKTREAADGAAQIGSGLTAGGTKLQGSVADVQKLVGGIQGASASAKSAASGSAALAQKLAGLAATACATPVTDQAQCDLLTSLRDDAGAVATNAGTASGILNDPKVAGGVGALPGTFTTLASSMTQAGAGATQLAGGLTQLADQGIGASATGARGLASGATQLSEGATALADGTTELATGLDTLATGTGDLAGGLRTASDSLPSFSDSDSKSLATVIADPVSSNSSMNAIFGPTAIPLLAAVVLWFGGLATFVVMRAHTARTLTSRRSSATLTLRAFAPAALIGAGQGLLVSLIVQIVASYDAGTWWAFAGTAVLAGVVFAAVNQALVALFGGVGRWISALIGVLAVATGLISTVPDWLAGIGAALPTAPAFAGLIAGSGSAVAALVVWGVLSLVATTLAVTMRRTTSAKAVLATA; encoded by the coding sequence ACGGGCAGATGACCCCGCTCGGACGTCAGCTCGCCTCCGGACTCGTGGAGGGCTCGGACGACCTGGATTCCAACCTCACGTGGGTGATCTCCAACAAGGACGACGCCGCCGACGGACTCGCCGACGGCTCGTACCAGGCCGTCATCACGATCCCGGAGGACTTCTCCGCGGCGGCGACCTCGGCCGGTCAGGCGATCTCCGACGGTGGCGGCAAGGCCGAGAAGGCGACCATCACCGTGACCACCCCGGACGACGGACTCGTCGCGGACGACCTCATCACGGGGCAGATCGCCGACGTCGCCGCCTCGACCATGGGCACCATGCTCACCGAGGCGACGACCGAGAACATCCTCGTCGGGTTCACCACGATCGGCGACCAGATCGGCGATGCGGCGGACGGTGCCCTCAAGCTCGCGAACGGCGCGCGGGATGCCGCGACCGGCGCGGCCGAGATCCCGGACGGCGCCACCAAGCTGGCCTCCGGCGCAGGACAGCTCGGGACGGGCGCCTCGTCGCTCGCGACCGGGCTCGACACGATCGCGGGCAAGACCCGCGAGGCCGCGGATGGTGCGGCGCAGATCGGGTCCGGGCTGACCGCCGGGGGAACGAAGCTGCAGGGAAGCGTCGCCGACGTGCAGAAGCTCGTGGGCGGAATTCAGGGGGCCTCGGCATCCGCGAAGTCGGCGGCATCGGGCTCGGCCGCGCTCGCGCAGAAACTGGCCGGACTGGCGGCTACCGCATGCGCCACTCCGGTGACGGACCAGGCGCAGTGCGATCTGCTCACCTCCCTCCGAGACGATGCGGGCGCCGTGGCGACGAACGCCGGGACCGCATCCGGAATCCTCAACGACCCGAAGGTCGCCGGCGGCGTCGGCGCCCTCCCGGGCACGTTCACCACGCTGGCATCGAGCATGACCCAGGCCGGGGCCGGGGCCACGCAGCTCGCGGGCGGCCTCACCCAGCTCGCCGACCAGGGCATCGGCGCATCCGCGACCGGCGCTCGCGGCCTCGCCTCCGGTGCGACCCAGCTGTCCGAGGGCGCCACCGCTCTCGCCGACGGCACGACCGAGCTCGCGACCGGGCTCGACACCCTGGCGACCGGAACGGGTGACCTCGCGGGTGGGCTGCGCACGGCATCCGACTCGCTCCCCTCGTTCAGCGACAGCGACTCGAAGTCCCTCGCCACGGTGATCGCCGACCCGGTGTCGTCGAACTCGTCGATGAACGCGATCTTCGGGCCGACCGCCATCCCCCTTCTCGCGGCCGTCGTGCTGTGGTTCGGCGGGCTCGCGACGTTCGTCGTGATGCGCGCCCACACGGCGCGCACCCTGACCTCCCGTCGCTCGTCCGCGACGCTCACGCTGCGGGCGTTCGCGCCGGCGGCACTGATCGGCGCCGGACAGGGTCTGCTGGTGTCGCTCATCGTGCAGATCGTGGCGAGCTATGACGCGGGAACCTGGTGGGCCTTCGCGGGAACGGCCGTGCTGGCCGGCGTGGTCTTCGCCGCGGTGAACCAGGCGCTGGTCGCGCTGTTCGGTGGTGTCGGACGATGGATCTCCGCCCTCATCGGCGTGCTGGCCGTCGCGACCGGGCTGATCTCGACCGTGCCCGACTGGCTGGCCGGCATCGGCGCGGCACTGCCGACGGCCCCCGCGTTCGCGGGCCTGATCGCCGGGAGCGGCTCCGCAGTGGCGGCGCTGGTGGTCTGGGGCGTGCTGTCCCTCGTGGCCACCACGCTCGCCGTGACCATGCGTCGCACGACCTCGGCCAAGGCGGTGCTCGCCACCGCCTGA